AACTTCAGCACAATTGCAAAACTCATTCACGCTGTTGACGTGATTGACATTGTTACTCCAACACTTTCACATTATAAATGTGCAAAAGTGGCAATCAAATCTGGAAAACATATCTTTATTGAAAAACCAATTGCCAACACTGTAGAAGAAGCTGAAGAAATCATTGCTTTGGCCAAAGAATACAATGTAAAAGGACAAGTAGGTCACGTAGAGCGCTTTAATCCTGCTTTTATTGCTACAAAAAACATGATCGAAAATCCGATGTTTATAGAAACACATCGTTTGGCCGAATTTAATCCGCGTGGTACAGACGTTCCAGTGGTTTTAGATTTAATGATTCATGATATTGATGCCATTTTGAGTGTTGTAAATTCAAAAGTAAAAGACATTCACGCTAGTGGTGTATCCGTAATTAGTGATACTCCGGATATTGCCAACGCTAGAATAGAATTCGAAAACGGATGTGTAGCCAATTTAACTGCAAGCAGAATTTCATTAAAAAACATGCGTAAGTCACGTTTCTTTCAAAAAGACGCTTACATTTCTGTTGACTTTTTAGAAAAGAAATGTGAAGTCGTACGTATGAAAGATGCACCAGAAGTACCTGGAGATTTTGATATGATTCTTCAAAATGCCGAAGGTGTAAAAAAACAAATCTATTTTACTAATCCAGATGTAGAGCAAAATAATGCTATTTTGGACGAGTTAAATTCATTTGCCGACGCAATCAATAATAACACAACTCCTGTTGTAACGCTTGAACAGGCAACTGACGCATTGCGAGTGGCCTATCAAATTATTGATTGTTTTAATAAATAAGTAATTTTCAAAAAAATAAGTTAGCCACGAATTCACAAATTAATTAGTGAATTCGTGGCTAAATCATAAAAAAAATATCTCTCAAATATGAAAACAATAGCTGTAATTGGAGCAGGAACTATGGGTAACGGAATTGCGCATACTTTTGCACAAAGCGGATTTACTGTAAAATTAATCGACGTTTCTGAAAAATCATTAGATAAAGGAATGGCAACTATTGCTGCCAATTTAGATAGAATGTTATCTAAAGGTACCATTACTCAAGAAGATGTTACCAAAACAATTACCAATATTATTACGTATACCGATATAAAAGATGGTGTTGTTGGAGTTGATTTAGTTGTTGAAGCAGCAACTGAAAATGTAGAGCTAAAACTAAATATCTTTAAACAATTAAACGAATATTGCTCGCACAATACCATTTTAGCAACTAACACTTCTTCTATTTCAATTACACAAATTGGAGCTGTTGTAGCACATCCTGAACGTGTTATCGGAATGCACTTTATGAATCCGGTGCCAATTATGAAATTAGTTGAAATCATTCGCGGGTACAATACAAGCGACGAAGTAACTAAAATCATCATGAACTTATCTGAAAAATTAGGTAAAGTTCCAGTTGAAGTAAACGATTATCCTGGATTTGTAGCAAACAGAATTTTAATGCCTATGCTAAATGAGGCAATCGAAACGTTATATAATAAAGTTGCAGGCGTTTACGAAATTGACACGGTTATGAAACTAGGAATGGGACACCCAATGGGACCTCTTCAATTAGCTGATTTTATCGGTCTTGACGTTTGTCTAGCTATTTTAAACGTAATGTACGACGGATTTAAAAACCCAAAATATGCTCCTTGCCCACTTTTAGTAAATATGGTTAGAGCTGGAAAATTAGGCGTTAAATCTGGAGAAGGTTTTTATGATTATAGCGAAAGCAAAAAAGCAGAGAAAATTTCGAAGCAGTTTATTCTTTCATAAAAGAGAAATATCATGTCGATTCAATCGAATTTAAATACAATTCAAGCAACTTTACCTGAACACGTAACTCTTGTGGCCGTTTCAAAAACAAAACCTGTTTCCGACTTGATGCAGGCTTACGAAGCGGGTCAGCGAATATTTGGAGAAAACAAAATTCAGGAAATGACTGAAAAATGGGAACAAATGCCAAAAGACATTCAATGGCATATGATTGGACATGTTCAGTCGAATAAAGTAAAATTTATGGCACCGTATGTCAGTTTGATTCATGGTGTTGATAGTTTGAAATTATTACAGGAAATCAACAAGCAAGCTTTAAAAAACAAGAGAGTTATAGATTGTCTTCTTCAAATTTACATCGCTGAAGAAGAAAGCAAATTTGGTTTGGACGAAAAAGAACTGAATGAACTTTTAACTTCTCTGGAATTTAAAGAATTAAAAAATATTCGTATCTTAGGTTTAATGGGAATGGCTACTTTTACCGAAGATCAAAACCAAATAAAAAAAGAATTCACACATTTAAAATCTATTTTTGACTCTATCCAAAAACTACAGATTGTTGATTTAAAAACAATTTCAATGGGAATGTCTGGAGATTATCAATTAGCCATAGAATGCGGAAGCACAATGGTGAGAATTGGAAGCAGCATTTTTGGCGGGCGCTAAAATTCAAAAATAGTTAGACGCACTGCAGTGCGCCTCTACACCAAAAACTGAATACTAAAAACTGAGCACTAAAATTTGTACGCGATACTAGACATAGAAACCACTGGAGGACAATTTAATGAAGAAGGAATTACCGAAATCGCCATCTATAAATTTGATGGACATGAAGTAATTGACCAATTCATCAGCCTTGTTAATCCTGAAATTCCGATTCAGCCTTTCGTAGTAAAACTAACCGGAATCAATAATGCTATGTTACGTTCTGCTCCCAAATTTTACGAAGTCGCAAAACGCATTATCGAAATCACTTCAGATTGTGTAATTGTCGCTCACAATGCCTCTTTTGATTACCGAATACTTCGTACAGAATTCAGACGTTTAGGCTACGACTTCGAAGCTAAAACACTTTGTACCGTAGAATTAGCAAAAAAACTAATTCCAGAACAACCTTCATATAGTTTAGGAAAACTAGTGCGCGCACTTGGAATTCCAATGGCAGATAGACATCGCGCCAGCGGAGATGCTATGGCTACTACAAAGCTTTTTAAAATGCTTTTAGAAAAAGATACCGAGAAAACTATCGTAAAAGATTTTATAAAACTCGAAGTTGAAAAAGGAATCGCTCCTAAATTTTTAGACATTTTAACTCAAATGCCAACTAGAACCGGCGTTTATTACATTTATAACGAAAGTGGTACTTTAATTTATATTGGCAAAAGCCAAAACATCAAAAAAAGAATCAATCAGCATTTTACCGGCATAACCACTAAAAGTAAAAGAATTCAAGCCGAAGTTTTTACCATAACTTATGATGAAACTGGAAGCGAATTAATTGCACTTTTAAAAGAAAGTCAAGAAGTAAAAATCAACCGCCCGAGATACAATCGTTCACAAAAGAAAACCGTTTTTCCTTTCGCCTTATATGCCGAAAAGGATACAAATGGATACATTAATCTAAGGCTTGAAAAAGCAGATGGACGTAGAAAAGAAATCGCATCGTTTGTTTCTTTACAGGAAGGCAAAAATACCCTTTTCCGATTTACGGCAAAATATCATTTGTGCCAAAAATTAACGGGTTTGTATGAAACCAAAAAAGAATGTTTTCAATATAAAATTAAAGAATGTGACGGAGCCTGCATTGGCGAAATCACACCAGAAGTTTACAATTTAAGAGTACAGCAATTCATAGCCGAAAATAGTTTCGAAAACAAAAATATGGTCTTAATCGACAGAGGCCGAAATGTGAACGAAAGAAGCGCAATTTTAATTGAAGACGGAACTTATAAAGGATACGCTTATTACGATTTAAATTATCAAATCACCAATATCGATATTTTAAAAAACATCTTGATTCCAATGCAGCACAATCGTGATGTAAAAAATATCATTCAAAATTATATCCGCAAAAGCAAGTCTTTAAAAATACTTCACTTTTAACAAAACAAAACTTTCATTATCTTTAAGGATATGAAAAAGAAAAAATCACAATACGAACTCTTCAGAGAAAAGGTCAAAATTATTCTATATGGAACCAATACTATATTAGGACGAATGTTCGATTTGGTTCTTTTAGGTTTAATATTACTGAGCGTTTTATTAATAATGCTTGACACTGTTCAGGGGATCAGTTCCAAATATCATTATCAATTGTGGATATGCGAATGGGTAATTACGATATTTTTCACTATCGAATATATTTTGCGAATAATTTCCATCCAAAAACCCGTTAAATACATTTTCAGCTTTTACGGAATAATCGATTTACTAGCGGTTTTACCCATGTATTTATCGATATTTTTTCCAGGAGCGAGTATTTTATCAATTGTCAGAGCATTGCGTTTCCTTCGATTATTCAAAATTTTGCATCTTCCTCAAATTTCACATCAATCACTACAATTAAAAGAAGCTATTGATGCCAGCAAAGAAAAAATTCTCGTTTTTATTTACTTCGTTTTAATCAGTACCATTATCATTGGATCAATAATGTATTTAGTGGAAGGTAAAGAATCAGGATTTACAAGTATCCCTATGGCAATTTATTGGACAATTGTAACCTTAACAACAGTTGGTTACGGAGACATTTCACCTCAAACTCCACAAGGACAATTTATTGCAGCATTGGTGATGATTTTAGGTTACGGAATTATCGCAGTACCAACCGGAATCGTAACTGCCGAATTTGCCAAAAAAAGTCTCAATAACAATTCCGTAAACACTAAAAAAACTTGTAAAAAATGTCAGGCACAAGTTCACTTCGATAGTGCTAAATATTGCCACGAATGCGGAACAGAATTGTCTAATAATTAATTTATGAAGCTAATCCAGCTGTACATTGCAACTCCTCCTTATCTTTGTTGTTTTTTAAAGTCATAAAAGGAGCTTCCGCTGGTCGCTCTTTTATTTCAAAAAAACAAACAAATATAAGTCCGGGGTTTCCATTTCCATCTGGGCTAAAAAATATGAAATACCTAATAACAATCGTCGGACCTACAGCTATCGGGAAAACAGCCCTGAGCATTGCTTTGGCACAACATTTTAAATGCGAAATTATTTCCTGCGACAGCCGTCAGTTTTTTAAAGAAATGACAATTGGAACCGCTGTTCCAAGTCAAGAAGAATTAAACGCTGCAAAACATCATTTCATTCAAAATAAATCCATTTTCGAAAACTATACGGTAGGTGATTACGAAAAAGAAGCACTTTCAAAACTAGAAGAATTATATCAAAACGATGATTTTGTAATTCTAATTGGCGGATCAGGTTTGTATGTTGATGCCGTTTTAAAAGGTTTTGACGAATTCCCTGAAATCGCACCAGAAGTTCGCTTAGAAGTAAATTCCAATTACGAAAAATTCGGAATCGAATATCTTCAGGAACAATTACAAAGTTTAGATCCAGATTATTATCAAAAAATAACCATTGAAAATCCGCAGACATTACAAAACCCGCAGCGAATGATGCGTTTTGTAGAAGTTTGCATTGGATCGCAAAAACCTTATTCTTCATTTTTAAACTTAAAGAAAAACAACCGAAACTTCACTCCTATTTTAATTGGTTTAGACGCCGAAAGAGAAATAATTTACAACAGAATCAACCAGCGCGTAGATATCATGATGAATGAAGGTTTGCTAAAAGAAGCAGAAACGCTTTATCCTAACAAAGAGCTAAATGCTTTACAAACTGTCGGTTATAGAGAATTATTTAGTTATTTTGACGGAGAATTCACTTTGCCTTTTGCAATTGAAGAAATAAAAAAGAACACACGAAGATTTTCAAAAAGACAATTAACTTGGTTCAAACGAAACGAAAACACCAAATGGTTTGATTATGCGTTAGATAGAAAACAAATCATAAATTACATTGAAGATAAAACAAAATAATATTTTCTCTTTGTTCTATATTCTTTGTTCTCTCCTCCAAAAATCTAAAATCAACAATCTAAAATCTAAATTTAGAAATGCCAATATCACCAAATTTCACATCCGTTTTAAGTAAAGACTGGGAAATCAATTTCACACAGTGTACACCAAACGGTTACTTAAAATACACCGATTTATGCAATCTTTTACAATTAACCGCAGCAGCGCATTCTGAAGTTGGCGGAATCAGTTTTACAGATATGCAGGAATTTGATCAGGCTTGGGTTTTAAGCAGAATGCGTGTCGAAATAACGGCTTTACCAAAATGGCAGGATGTTGTAACGGTAAAAACATGGATTAACAGTCTTGAAAATTCACGTTCTGTTCGTGCACTAGAAATGTATGTAAACGGCAAAAAGATTGTGGGAAGCGAAACGTATTGGGCTGTTTTCAATACCAAAGCACGTCGTCCAGAAGCTTTGGCTTTACCTTTTGAACATTTTGAACTTTTCCCAGATCAAAGAGCAACTATTGAAGGTTTTTCTCGAATCAACATCAATCCTGAAAAAGAATCTGTTTTTGAAAAAACCGTTTATTTATCTGATTTAGATATTGTAAATCATGCTAATAACGTAAAATACTTAGAATGGTGTCTCGATCATGTTGATGCAAAAAGAATTTTGAAACAAGAAGTAAAAAGTTTTGAAATGAACTTTTTAAAAGAGCTTTCTCTAAACGATCAAGTCGTTATTCACGAAAGTGATAATGAAGATCATTCTGCAACAACTTTCAGTATTACAAAAGGAGATAAAAATTGCTTTGCATTAGAATTGCACTGGAAATAAATTACGTGATTCCTGCAAGATTTTTAAAACCTTGTATGTCTATTATTTTATAGTGATCTTCAAATTTAATTTTTAATATTAAAACTAAAAATACCTACAAGGTTTTAAAAACCTTGCAGGAAATTGGACCCAATAAAAAACGATGCAAATTGCATCGTTTTTTATTAAAAATCATTTCGATTTCTTTTTAGAGTCTTTCTTCTCTTTTTTAGGCTTCTTCTTTTTCAACAAATCAACTTTGTCTTTAATTCGTTTTTCAACATCGCTAATTCCAGTGTCATAATCGTGCTGAATAGAATATAACTTTGCTTGTTTAATTACTTTCAAAGCTTCTTTAAATTTATGCTGAACCTCTAAAAGAATGGCTTTCTTTACAAAAATTACCGACTTATTAATTCCTTTAATAGTTAAAGCAAAGTCAATTAATTTTTGAGCTTCTTCGTAATCTTCGTTTAAAATTAAAGTCTGCAAATAATGTGGATAAACTTCAAAAGCATGAATATTAATCGCTAAAGCTTCCTGAAAATAGGATTTAGCTTCTTCATAATTCATCAAATGTTCAGCCTGAATTCTTCCGTACAAACACAGAACCATTGTATTTTTCGAATCATAAGAAAAAGCATAATCCAAAGATTCAATAGTTTCTTCAAGCGAGTACGGATAATTATCTAAAGCCTGAAAAAGGTATTTATCAATTGTTTTCATTTCGTAAATCATTTTTTAATTTCTGACGAGTTCCTTTGTAACTTTTCTCCACTTTGTTCTTTTTAAAATCACTTCCAGTAAAAACTCTCACAGGATTTCCACGCTGCACATTAAGCTGATTTTCCCATTGTTTTCCCACATGATTTTTAAGCTGAAGCAATTTCTCGTCTTCTAGTTTTTTAATTAATCTTTCTGTTGCCAGTTTTTTGTTCTGATGCTGCGAACGGCTGTCCATTGCTACAACGGCAATTCCTGTTGGAATATGAGTCGCTCGAATCGCAGAACTCACTTTGTTAACGTGCTGTCCACCTGCTCCAGAACTTCGCATAGCTTGATACTGAATATCATTTTCCGAAAACAAACTGTTCTTTTGCTGTTCGATTTCAAATATGCCGATAAACCAATTTTTGCGTTTGTGCATTTTTCTAAACTGGCTTTGACCAATCCATTGAACGGTTCCTATCCAAGAATTCACAAACTGATCTGCATTTTTTCCTTTTACTGCAATCGAAGCTGTTTCCACCGTTCCATTTTCAGTTCCTGCTTCTCTTTGTAGTAAAACTGTTTCCAGTTGATGCTCCTGCGCTTCTTCGAGTACTTTTTTAAGCACTTGGGCAACCACCCAAGTGCATTCTGCAGGTCCGCGACCCGCTGTTATTTGAATTATTCTTTCCATTTCTTTAAAATTTTGAGCAGCTTTTCTCTGTTTTTTGCTGCTTTTACAAATTGCGGCAATCTTGCCACTAAACTTGATGTATAATTCACTTTTGAATTTCGTTCTCTTAAACCTGCATTAATATATCTTTCCAAATAATAAATATGATCCAGATTGTAAGCCCAAAAAATCTCGTTATCAAACTCTTTCTGAAACCAAAGTGGTAAGTTGTACCATCTTTCTCTCATCAATCCTTTCTCAAATTTTGATTCTTCTATAATTTCTTTTATTTTAGTTTTTCCTTCTTCCTGAAAATTACAATGTGGGCATCTTGTTTTATAAATCAAAGATTTCTTTTTGAAAGCTTGTGACTCAAACTCATATGATTTTCTGCAATTAATACAATATCTTTTTCCGTAAGCAACATATTTTATAATTGGCTGCCTAGGTTTGGTAAAACAATGTTTACATTCAAAAGACATTACTTTACATTTACCACATTTACAATCTTCTGCAGGCTTTTTTAAAATAGATGCCTTAGATTCACAATTTGGACATTTAACGAAAATCTCATCATTAAAACTTCCTAAGAACTTATTTTCATCCTGAAATCTTTCCATAATCTTTTCCATTTTTATCGATCCATTCTAACAATTCTAGGTGTAAAAGTTCCCAAAACTTCAACTAATTCCGTTTGGTTTGCCATTACTTTTGTGATGTCTTTGTAAGCCATTGGAGCTTCATCAATATTACCGCCGATTAAAGTCACGTCATGTTTTTTCAATTCTTTGTTAATCTGACTTTGTGTAAAACTGCTTTTACATTTTGCTCTCGAAAACAAACGTCCAGCACCATGCGAAGCCGAATTCAAACTTTCTGCATTTCCTTTTCCTTTCACAATAAATCCTGGCGCTGTCATCGAACCCGGAATAATCCCAAGCTGACCTTCGCCTGCAGGTGTTGCTCCTTTTCTGTGTACAATACATTCTTGACCGTTTACCATTTCTTTCCATGCAAAATTGTGATGGTTTTCAATCGTAACCACTACTCTTTTTCCAATCGCTTTAGCAATTCGTCTGTGAATATCATCATGACAGGCTTTTGCATATTCTCCTGCTAAATTCATTGCCAGCCAATATTCCTGACCATCGTGTGTATTCAAATCTAGCCAAGCTAAATGCTGCACATTTTTGGGTAACGGACATTGTTTAGCTGCCAGATACGTGTAATGTTTGGCTATGTTAGCACCCAATCCACGAGAACCGCTGTGTGATAAAACGGCAAAATATTCTCCTTTTTCCAGTTTCCATTCGTTCTCTGGATTGTCAATTTTAGCGATTCCGAACTCTACGAAATGATTTCCTCCACCAGAACTTCCCAATTGCTTATATGCTTTTGGTAAAAGATTCTTTAACAACGGAATGTCTTGAAATTCGCTTTTATGAAAAACCTCATGATCGACTCTAGACGATTGCACTTCGTTCATTCCGAACTTTGTATTGTCTCTTAAAATGGCTTCTAGTTGATGTTCTCTTCCTTTAAAATGAGAAGCTGGTAAATCAAAAATTGAAAGGCTCATTCGGCATCCAATATCAACACCAACTCCATATGGAATAACCGCATTATCAGTAGCTAACACACCACCAATTGGCAGACCGTAACCCGAATGCGCATCTGGCATTAAAGCACCAGCAACCGAAATTGGCAGTTTCAAAGAATCATATAATTGAAATTTTGCCTGCTGGTCGATTTCATTTTCACCGAAAATGGTAAAAGGCGATCTCGTTGTTTTAAGCTGATGCATTCTTACTTGGACAGGTTTGATTAAGCCTTCGGCAACTTTTCCCCACGTTCCGTTTCCTTCATATTTTTCAGGATTTAACAGCACGTCTTTTGCTTCTGTTAGAATAGATTCTTTTTTTTCTCTTTTTCTATATCTGTTTATCTGCCCTAAGGCGATATTTATTGAATTGTTCTTTGGAAAACCTAATTTAATCAGGTCTTTTCCAGTTAGTTTATTTCCCATGATTTTCTATCATTTCATCTGCATATTGCTGATACAAAGCATGCAGACTTTTATTTTTAATTGGATTTTTCTCTTTTGGGTTTTCTTTTCTATAAAATTTCCAAGTATTAGAATATCCATTAACTAATCTGTTTATTTTTTCTCTTAAATGATGATTCACAATATAATTTTCAATAAGTTGAATTTGACTTTCTAAATCCGAATCGACCATTTTGGTGTGTGTTATCATATATGGACTAACACGAAGTACATATCGCCAAGGCTCATTAAATACATAATGAATTCTATATTGTTTCCAGTTACTACACCAGCGCTCTCTTCTATAAAAATGCGCTTTTTCTTTTTCGGTCAATTCTAACTTTGAACTTTTCCATTCCCATTCTGAAAATTCTTTTACAGTTTGGAATTTTTCAACATAAACATATTTTCTTTTTCTCTTTTTCTTTCTTTTAAAAGCTTTTTCAGATGAAAACTGCCATGTATTTATTTTTTCCAATAATTCTATGTAAAATGGAGCTTCGCTTGATTTGGCAACATCATCTCTTAATTTAAAATTTCGCTGCCAACCTTTTTGATAGGGTACTTCGAGAGGAACTAACGGCAAATCACGTCGTTTGTTCCAAAGTTCTTTTTCAAGTTTTCTTAACTGAATTAATTGTTTATCAAAATCTTCCTTTACTAATCTTTTCTTTTTTCTTTTACTTTTAAAACGAGTGCATAAAGCATACTCATCTACCGTATAATTTTCCATAAAAAATTATCGTGCATTAAATTAATAGCCAAAAAGGCATACCATTTTATCCTGACGGATAAATACTAAAAATCGATGTTCGGGAAAATTTTGAAGAGTCTAGAATAAAAAAAAAGCCCGAAACGTATTGTCTTCGGGCTTTTTTATATATCTAAAAGTATATTTCTAAGATTGAAATAAGCCACGAAGAATTGCTTCACCAAATCCATTTGGTGTAAAGCTCTGAGATGTCAATGTAAGTACAAA
This is a stretch of genomic DNA from Flavobacterium endoglycinae. It encodes these proteins:
- a CDS encoding Gfo/Idh/MocA family protein; this translates as MLKVGVLGAGHLGKIHLRLLQQSDKYELVGFYDENQENAERISKEFGYKNFSTIAKLIHAVDVIDIVTPTLSHYKCAKVAIKSGKHIFIEKPIANTVEEAEEIIALAKEYNVKGQVGHVERFNPAFIATKNMIENPMFIETHRLAEFNPRGTDVPVVLDLMIHDIDAILSVVNSKVKDIHASGVSVISDTPDIANARIEFENGCVANLTASRISLKNMRKSRFFQKDAYISVDFLEKKCEVVRMKDAPEVPGDFDMILQNAEGVKKQIYFTNPDVEQNNAILDELNSFADAINNNTTPVVTLEQATDALRVAYQIIDCFNK
- the miaA gene encoding tRNA (adenosine(37)-N6)-dimethylallyltransferase MiaA encodes the protein MKYLITIVGPTAIGKTALSIALAQHFKCEIISCDSRQFFKEMTIGTAVPSQEELNAAKHHFIQNKSIFENYTVGDYEKEALSKLEELYQNDDFVILIGGSGLYVDAVLKGFDEFPEIAPEVRLEVNSNYEKFGIEYLQEQLQSLDPDYYQKITIENPQTLQNPQRMMRFVEVCIGSQKPYSSFLNLKKNNRNFTPILIGLDAEREIIYNRINQRVDIMMNEGLLKEAETLYPNKELNALQTVGYRELFSYFDGEFTLPFAIEEIKKNTRRFSKRQLTWFKRNENTKWFDYALDRKQIINYIEDKTK
- a CDS encoding acyl-[acyl-carrier-protein] thioesterase; protein product: MPISPNFTSVLSKDWEINFTQCTPNGYLKYTDLCNLLQLTAAAHSEVGGISFTDMQEFDQAWVLSRMRVEITALPKWQDVVTVKTWINSLENSRSVRALEMYVNGKKIVGSETYWAVFNTKARRPEALALPFEHFELFPDQRATIEGFSRININPEKESVFEKTVYLSDLDIVNHANNVKYLEWCLDHVDAKRILKQEVKSFEMNFLKELSLNDQVVIHESDNEDHSATTFSITKGDKNCFALELHWK
- a CDS encoding ion transporter, whose amino-acid sequence is MKKKKSQYELFREKVKIILYGTNTILGRMFDLVLLGLILLSVLLIMLDTVQGISSKYHYQLWICEWVITIFFTIEYILRIISIQKPVKYIFSFYGIIDLLAVLPMYLSIFFPGASILSIVRALRFLRLFKILHLPQISHQSLQLKEAIDASKEKILVFIYFVLISTIIIGSIMYLVEGKESGFTSIPMAIYWTIVTLTTVGYGDISPQTPQGQFIAALVMILGYGIIAVPTGIVTAEFAKKSLNNNSVNTKKTCKKCQAQVHFDSAKYCHECGTELSNN
- the prfH gene encoding peptide chain release factor H, encoding MERIIQITAGRGPAECTWVVAQVLKKVLEEAQEHQLETVLLQREAGTENGTVETASIAVKGKNADQFVNSWIGTVQWIGQSQFRKMHKRKNWFIGIFEIEQQKNSLFSENDIQYQAMRSSGAGGQHVNKVSSAIRATHIPTGIAVVAMDSRSQHQNKKLATERLIKKLEDEKLLQLKNHVGKQWENQLNVQRGNPVRVFTGSDFKKNKVEKSYKGTRQKLKNDLRNENN
- a CDS encoding YggS family pyridoxal phosphate-dependent enzyme — protein: MSIQSNLNTIQATLPEHVTLVAVSKTKPVSDLMQAYEAGQRIFGENKIQEMTEKWEQMPKDIQWHMIGHVQSNKVKFMAPYVSLIHGVDSLKLLQEINKQALKNKRVIDCLLQIYIAEEESKFGLDEKELNELLTSLEFKELKNIRILGLMGMATFTEDQNQIKKEFTHLKSIFDSIQKLQIVDLKTISMGMSGDYQLAIECGSTMVRIGSSIFGGR
- a CDS encoding RtcB family protein; protein product: MGNKLTGKDLIKLGFPKNNSINIALGQINRYRKREKKESILTEAKDVLLNPEKYEGNGTWGKVAEGLIKPVQVRMHQLKTTRSPFTIFGENEIDQQAKFQLYDSLKLPISVAGALMPDAHSGYGLPIGGVLATDNAVIPYGVGVDIGCRMSLSIFDLPASHFKGREHQLEAILRDNTKFGMNEVQSSRVDHEVFHKSEFQDIPLLKNLLPKAYKQLGSSGGGNHFVEFGIAKIDNPENEWKLEKGEYFAVLSHSGSRGLGANIAKHYTYLAAKQCPLPKNVQHLAWLDLNTHDGQEYWLAMNLAGEYAKACHDDIHRRIAKAIGKRVVVTIENHHNFAWKEMVNGQECIVHRKGATPAGEGQLGIIPGSMTAPGFIVKGKGNAESLNSASHGAGRLFSRAKCKSSFTQSQINKELKKHDVTLIGGNIDEAPMAYKDITKVMANQTELVEVLGTFTPRIVRMDR
- a CDS encoding exonuclease domain-containing protein, which codes for MYAILDIETTGGQFNEEGITEIAIYKFDGHEVIDQFISLVNPEIPIQPFVVKLTGINNAMLRSAPKFYEVAKRIIEITSDCVIVAHNASFDYRILRTEFRRLGYDFEAKTLCTVELAKKLIPEQPSYSLGKLVRALGIPMADRHRASGDAMATTKLFKMLLEKDTEKTIVKDFIKLEVEKGIAPKFLDILTQMPTRTGVYYIYNESGTLIYIGKSQNIKKRINQHFTGITTKSKRIQAEVFTITYDETGSELIALLKESQEVKINRPRYNRSQKKTVFPFALYAEKDTNGYINLRLEKADGRRKEIASFVSLQEGKNTLFRFTAKYHLCQKLTGLYETKKECFQYKIKECDGACIGEITPEVYNLRVQQFIAENSFENKNMVLIDRGRNVNERSAILIEDGTYKGYAYYDLNYQITNIDILKNILIPMQHNRDVKNIIQNYIRKSKSLKILHF
- a CDS encoding 3-hydroxyacyl-CoA dehydrogenase family protein, coding for MKTIAVIGAGTMGNGIAHTFAQSGFTVKLIDVSEKSLDKGMATIAANLDRMLSKGTITQEDVTKTITNIITYTDIKDGVVGVDLVVEAATENVELKLNIFKQLNEYCSHNTILATNTSSISITQIGAVVAHPERVIGMHFMNPVPIMKLVEIIRGYNTSDEVTKIIMNLSEKLGKVPVEVNDYPGFVANRILMPMLNEAIETLYNKVAGVYEIDTVMKLGMGHPMGPLQLADFIGLDVCLAILNVMYDGFKNPKYAPCPLLVNMVRAGKLGVKSGEGFYDYSESKKAEKISKQFILS